CCGATCGAGATCGCCACCGGGTTGGCCAGCGGCGAGCCGCCGCACCACAAAAATACCCGCTGCGCCGCCAGATAGGCGCACAGCGTCATGGACAGGCCCAGCAGCGGCGAGGCCGACAAATACACCCAGAATGCACTGATACCGGCCAGTTCAGGCATCTCCGTCCTTTGCCGTACCCAAGCCGCGCAGCATCAGGCCGGTCACTGCCAGCGCCAGCACGGTACTGGCGACAAGCGCGGCGAGAATGGCGAACCAGTGGCCGCTGCCGCTGGCGGCAGTGGCGACAATGCCCACGCCGGCCGGAACGAACAGCAGCGACAGGTGAGACAGCAGGGTATTGGCGCCCTCTTCGATCGTCTTGAGCAAAGGTGGATGGGCGACCAGGGCCGCCATCAAGAGCAGCATGCCGGCCACCGGCCCGGGCAGCGCGAGTCCGAGCATGAAGACAATGCCTTCACCGAGACACTGGAACAGCAGCAAAATAGTAAAGGCGGGCAGCATGAGCGCTCCGTGATGGCAAGGAGCTCAGCATAGCAAACGCTGGCGGCCAGACTACAGGTTCAAGCCGAGGCCGTTGCCCCCGCGATCGCACCGCGCCGCACCTGGTCGCGCTCGATCGACTCGAACAAGGCCTTGAAATTGCCTTCGCCGAAGCCGTCGTCGCCCTTGCGCTGGATAAATTCAAAGAACACCGGGCCGAGCTGGGTGGTCGAGAAGATCTGCAGCAACAGGCGTGGCTTGCCATCGAGTACGCTGCCATCGAGCAGCAAGCCGCGCGACTTGAGCTGCCCGGTGTCTTCGCCGTGGCCGGGAATGCGCCCTTCGAGCATCTCGTAATACGTTTCCGGCGGCGCGGCCATCAGCGGCACGCCGGCGGCGCGCAGCGAGTCCACGGTCTTCATCAGGTCGTCGCTGAGCAGGGCGATATGCTGGATGCCTTCGCCGTTGAACTGCATCAGGAACTCCTCGATCTGGCCGCCGCCGGCCTTGCCTTCTTCGTTGAGCGGAATGCGGATCATGCCGTCCGGCGCGGTCATGGCTTTCGAGGTCAGGCCGGTATATTCGCCCTTGATGTCGAAGTAGCGGATCTCGCGGAAGTTGAACAGCTTCTCGTAGAAATTGGCCCAGAACGCCATGCGGCCACGGTAGACATTGTGGGTCAGGTGGTCGATGATCGACAGGCCATGGCCGCGCGGATGCCGCTCGACGCCCTCGATGAATTCGAAATCGATGTCATAGATCGACTTGCCCTCTTCGAAACGGTCGATCAGGTACAGCGGCGCGCCGCCAATACCCTTGATCGCCGGCAGGCGCAGCTCCATCGGGCCGGTCGGGATCTCGATCGCCTGGGCGCCCAATTCGAGCGCGCGCGCATAGGCCTTGTGCGCATCTTTTACGCGAAAAGCCATGCCGCAGGCCGACGGGCCGTGTTCGGCCGCGAAATAGGCGGCGTAACTCTTCGGTTCGTTGTTGATGATGAAATTGATGCCGCCCTGGCGGTACAGGCTCACCGCCTTCGAGCGGTGCACCGCCACCTTCGTGAAGCCGAGCTGGGCGAACACCGCTTCGAGCACGCCCGGCGTGGGCGAAGCAAATTCGACGAACTCGAAGCCCATCAGGCCCATGGGATTGTCAAACAGGTCTGCCATTTTCTCTTCCTTGTATGTCGTTGCTAGGTCGTTGGTCAGGTGGCCGCGCGATTGCCCACGGCCGGGTTGCTACGCATTCTTCATTCCGCGAACACCTCGCCCAGGAGGGCGCGCAGCCACTGGTTGCCCGGGTCCTGGTTATAGCGCCGGTGCCAGAACACACTGGTCTGCAGCGGCGGCAGCGCAAGCGGCGGCACCACCCACTCCAGAGCGAACGGCAATGCCGCCCGCTCGGCCAGTTTCTGCGGCACCGTCACCACCAGGTCGCTGCTGCCGACGATATACGGCACCGCGGTGAAATGCGGCACCCGAAAGCGCACCATCGGTCCCACGCCGGCACGTTCGAGCAGCGCATTGATGCGCTCGTACGGACCTTCGCTGGACGCCACCAGCACGTGCCCGGCCTGCACGAAGCGCTCCAGGCTCAATTCACCCCTGCCCAGCGGATGGCCCTTGCGGAACATCGTTACATAGGGCTGGCGAAACAACTGGCGCTGGTACAAGGCATCGGACACATCTTCGAAAGGGCCGATCGCCAGGTCCACCCGCCCGCCTTCCATCTCTTGCTTGAGCGCCGCCGCGCTGGCGCGAACGGAGCTGATCTCGACCAGCGGCGCCAGCTGACGGCAGCGCTCGATCAGGGGCGGCATGAAGTAGATCTCGCCCACGTCGGTCATGGCCAGCACGAAGCGGCGCTTGCTGGCGGCCGGATCGAAACGGCTGCGCTGGTTCAGCGCCAGCGCCACCTGCGCCATCGCCACCCCGATCGGCTCGGCCATCTGCATCGCCAGCGGCGTCGGTTGCATGCCGCTGGCGGTGCGCACGAACAATTCATCTCCGAACGCGCGGCGCAGGCGCGCCAGTGCATTGCTCACTGCTGACTGGCTCAGGCCAAGCCGCCTGGCGGCCGCGGATATCTGGCGCTCGCGGTAGACTTCCTGGAAAACCGAGAGCAGGTTCAGGTCGATGGTATGGGGTTCGATCATGGCTCGCCGGTCAGTTGCGCATTGTGGGCGCGGGGATCGCGCAGGAACAGCAGTATTTAGCTCGTGAATAGTCTACATTTCGTTATTCATCTCGTAAAGCATCCTGAATTCTTCTACAGTAGCTGGCGCACCCTCACACGACCCAGCCCAGGAGATTTCTGCATGAGCCAGCCTACCGGCTACCAGTCGGCCTACCTGAGCGGATTCGGCAACGAATTCGCCACCGAAGCCCTGCCCGGCGCCCTGCCGCAGCACCGCAACTCGCCGCAGCGCGTTGCCTACGGCCTGTATGCCGAACAGCTCTCCGGCACCGCCTTTACCGCGCCGCGCAGCCACAACCGGCGCTCGTGGCTGTACCGGATCCGGCCGGCGGCGGTCCATGGCGCCTTTGCCGCGATCGACGCTGGCCGCATCGCCAGCCGCTTCGATACCCCGGCCCCACCCGACCAGCTGCGCTGGAGTCCACTGCCGATGCCCGAGGCGCCGACCGATTTCATCGACGGCTGGGTGACCATGGCCGGCAACGGCTCGGCCCAGGCCATGACCGGCTGCGCGATCCACCTGTACGCCGCCAACCGGTCGATGCAGGGCCGCTATTTCTACAGCGCCGACGGCGAGCTGCTAGTGGTGCCGCAGCAGGGGCGGCTGGCGATCCATACCGAACTGGGGCTGCTCGACGTCGAGCCCCACGAAATCGCGGTGATCCCGCGCGGCCTGCGCTTTCGGGTCGCGCTGCCCGACGGCCAGGCGCGCGGCTATATCTGCGAGAATTTCGGCGCGCTATTGCAGTTGCCCGACCTGGGCCCGATCGGCGCGAACGGCCTGGCCAACCCGCGCGACTTTCTCACGCCGGTGGCGCGCTACGAAGACCTGGAAGGCGATTTCGAGCTGGTCGCCAAGTTCTGCGGCGGCCTGTGGCGCGCCGAGATCAAGCATTCGCCGCTCGACGTCGTCGCCTGGCACGGCAACTACGCGCCCTACAAGTACGACCTGCGCCATTTCAATACCATCGGCTCGGTCAGCTACGACCACCCGGACCCGTCGATCTTCCTGGTGCTGCACGCGCCGAGCGACACGCCGGGGGTGTCCACGCTCGACTTCGTGATCTTTCCGCCGCGCTGGCTGGCCGGCGAAGACACCTTCCGTCCGCCCTGGTTCCACCGCAACGTGTCCAGCGAATTCATGGGCCTGATCCATGGCGCCTACGACGCCAAGGCCGACGGTTTCAACCCGGGCGGGTCCAGCCTGCACAATTGCATGAGCGGGCATGGTCCGGACGCAGCTACCTTCGACAAGGCCAGTGCCGCCGATACCGCCCAGCCGCACAAGGTGCGCGATACCATGGCTTTCATGTTCGAGACCCGCAACGTGCTCGTGCCGACCCCGTCGGCGCTGGCGTCGCCGCAGCGCCAGGGCGACTATCAGCGCTGCTGGGCCGGCATCGGCAAGCACTTCCGGCCAACTCCCTGACGCCGGGCTCATCATGAGCGTGCGGCCCGGAAAGCCTGCGGCAGGCTATCATGCGCCATGCGCCACGGCGGCGCGCCCGGTCACGGCCCGGTAAGCCCGCGAAAGGCCGCTGCGCCAGTGTTGACCGACATATTGATCATCTCCGTGCTGATAGTCTTGAACGGGGTGTTCGCAATGAGCGAGTTGGCGCTGGTGTCGGCCAAGCGCATGCGCCTGGAGCGGCGCGCCGAAGACGGCAGCCGCGGGGCCCGCGCCGCGCTCTTGCTGGCCGACGATCCCAGCCACTTCCTGTCGACGGTGCAGGTCGGCATCACCCTGATCGGCATTTTCAACGGCGCGTTCGGCGAGGCCTCGCTGGTCAGCCATCTGGCGCCCCACCTCGACGGCCTGCCCGGCGTCGGCCCCTATGCCCGTGAATTCGCGCTCGGCGTGGTGGTGCTGGCCATTACGGTGGCGTCGATCATCTTCGGCGAGCTGGTGCCCAAGCGCATCGCAATGGCCTATCCGGAAGTGGTGGCCACCCTGATTTCGCAACCGCTGCGCATGCTTTCGAGCATGATGTCGCCCTTCGTGCGCTTCCTGTCGCTGAGCACCAACGCCATCGTGCGCCTGCTCGGCATTCACCAGTCCAAGGAAGAAGCGCCGACCGAAGAAGACATCGCCGGCATCATCAAAGAAGGCGCCAACACCGGCGTGTTCGAAAAAACCGAGTACGACATCGTGTCGCGCGCCCTGCGTCTCGACGACCAGCACCTCAAGTCGCTGATGACCCCGCGCGTCGACCTGGTCATCCTCGACCTCGCGCAAGAGCGCAGCATTAACCTGGACATTATCGTGTCGCATCCCTACAGCCGTTTTCCGGTCTGCCGCAGCGACCGTTCGCACATTCTCGGCTACGTGATGGCGCGCGACCTGCTGGCGCAAGCGGTGCGGGCCGGCTCGATCGATGCCATCGACATCGACGCCGCGGTGCATGAACTGCTGTACGTGCCGGAGACCGTCGGCGCGATGGTGCTGCTCGAGATGTTCAAGAAGAACCGCGCCGAGCTGGCGCTGATCGTCGACGAGTACGGCGACATCCAGGGCATGGTCACCCTCAGCGACATCATGAGCGCGCTGGTCGGCGACGTTGCCGTGTGCGGCGAGGAGCACGACCCCGACGCGGTGCAGCGCCAGGATGGCAGCTGGCTGCTCGATGGCGGCCTGGCCCTGGACCGCTTCCGCGACCTGTTCGAAACAGGTGTCGGCTTTCCCGGCGAAGACAGCGGCGCCTACCACACACTGGCCGGCTTCGTGCTCTACCAGCTCGGTTACATCCCGAAGGCGGCCGACACGGTCGACTGGGGCAGCTTTCGCTTCGAAATCATGGACATGGACGGCAACCGGATCGACCGCATCCTGGTCACGCGCCAGCAAGCTGCGCCTGAGCAGGAGCAAGCGCCGGGCATGCAGCCGGACTAAACCGCCGCTGCGCGGTGTGTGCGGCAAGCGTTCTGCGGTATGCTGCCGCCAACTCAACAGCAGGAGCGCGCGGTGGACGTCATTGCACTCGGACCCCTGGTCCTTCCAGTTACCACTTCCCTGGTGCTGGCGGCGATCCTGGCTGCCAACGGCGTTGCCGAATGGTATCGCCGGCGCCGTGGCACCGATGCCGGAGCGCTGCTGTGGACGATGATCCTGGCCGGCTTCGTGGCCGCGCGCGTGGTGTTCGTGCTGCGTCACCACGACATCTTTCTGGCCGATCCAATGGCCGCGCTCGACATCCGCGACGGCGGCTTCGACCGCATGGTCGGCGTGATCGTTGCCTGCGCCATCGGCGCCAGCCAGATCAGCCGCCATGCGCATCTGAAGCGCCCGCTGGTGGCCGCGATCCTGGCCGGCGGCGCGCTCTGGCTGGGAGGCACGCTGCTGGCCAGGTCCCTGGCGCCGCCCCAGGCCCCCTTGCCCGACGTGACCGTGCGCCGCCTCGACGGCAGCCCGGTCGACCTGCGCAGCTACCAGGGCCAGCCGCTGGTCGTCAACCTGTGGGCCAGCTGGTGTCCGCCCTGTCGCCGCGAAATGCCGGCCCTGCGCGCGGCCCAGCAAGCCAATCCCGGAATCACTTTCGTGTTCGTCAACCAGGGCGAGTCGGCGGCAGTGGTTTCGCAGTTCATGGCCGCGCAAGGCTTAACGATGGCCAACGTGGTGCTCGATCCGTCAGCACAGATGGCCGCGCGCACCCGATCGCCCGGCTATCCGACCACCTTGTTCTACGACGCGCGCGGCGTGCTGCGCTTGCGCCACCCGGGCGAGCTGTCCGAGGCCAGCCTGCGCGAAAAACTGGCACAGGCGATGCGCTGAAGCGGCGAGCAAGGCCGCGATACCAAGAAACAACACTTACCCAACGCGCATGACAGCAACTTATAGTCACGGTAAAATATTGCGATAAGCCAATTTTTGGTGCGCCTCAGTAATTCTGATCAAGCCATGCCTACCTGGGCCACCGGATGAAACCGTTCTACAACATTGCGCAGTGGCGCATCCGTATCTTCGCGTCGCTGATGTCAACCGTGGTGGTACTCGGCGCGGTCGCCGCGGTGCCCAGTGCGACGCTGGCGCTGGCCGAAGGCCTGTGGCCGGTCGCGGTCATGGACGCGCTGGCCCTGGTCTGGATCTTCGCCATCTGGTGGTACGACCGCCTGCCCTATACTTTCAGAGTACTCAATTTTCTGGCCGTGATGTTCGGCGTGGGCGTGGGCCTGATGGTCACGGTCGGCG
Above is a genomic segment from Massilia sp. H6 containing:
- a CDS encoding redoxin family protein gives rise to the protein MLPPTQQQERAVDVIALGPLVLPVTTSLVLAAILAANGVAEWYRRRRGTDAGALLWTMILAGFVAARVVFVLRHHDIFLADPMAALDIRDGGFDRMVGVIVACAIGASQISRHAHLKRPLVAAILAGGALWLGGTLLARSLAPPQAPLPDVTVRRLDGSPVDLRSYQGQPLVVNLWASWCPPCRREMPALRAAQQANPGITFVFVNQGESAAVVSQFMAAQGLTMANVVLDPSAQMAARTRSPGYPTTLFYDARGVLRLRHPGELSEASLREKLAQAMR
- the hmgA gene encoding homogentisate 1,2-dioxygenase produces the protein MSQPTGYQSAYLSGFGNEFATEALPGALPQHRNSPQRVAYGLYAEQLSGTAFTAPRSHNRRSWLYRIRPAAVHGAFAAIDAGRIASRFDTPAPPDQLRWSPLPMPEAPTDFIDGWVTMAGNGSAQAMTGCAIHLYAANRSMQGRYFYSADGELLVVPQQGRLAIHTELGLLDVEPHEIAVIPRGLRFRVALPDGQARGYICENFGALLQLPDLGPIGANGLANPRDFLTPVARYEDLEGDFELVAKFCGGLWRAEIKHSPLDVVAWHGNYAPYKYDLRHFNTIGSVSYDHPDPSIFLVLHAPSDTPGVSTLDFVIFPPRWLAGEDTFRPPWFHRNVSSEFMGLIHGAYDAKADGFNPGGSSLHNCMSGHGPDAATFDKASAADTAQPHKVRDTMAFMFETRNVLVPTPSALASPQRQGDYQRCWAGIGKHFRPTP
- a CDS encoding hemolysin family protein; protein product: MLIVLNGVFAMSELALVSAKRMRLERRAEDGSRGARAALLLADDPSHFLSTVQVGITLIGIFNGAFGEASLVSHLAPHLDGLPGVGPYAREFALGVVVLAITVASIIFGELVPKRIAMAYPEVVATLISQPLRMLSSMMSPFVRFLSLSTNAIVRLLGIHQSKEEAPTEEDIAGIIKEGANTGVFEKTEYDIVSRALRLDDQHLKSLMTPRVDLVILDLAQERSINLDIIVSHPYSRFPVCRSDRSHILGYVMARDLLAQAVRAGSIDAIDIDAAVHELLYVPETVGAMVLLEMFKKNRAELALIVDEYGDIQGMVTLSDIMSALVGDVAVCGEEHDPDAVQRQDGSWLLDGGLALDRFRDLFETGVGFPGEDSGAYHTLAGFVLYQLGYIPKAADTVDWGSFRFEIMDMDGNRIDRILVTRQQAAPEQEQAPGMQPD
- a CDS encoding LysR family transcriptional regulator, whose product is MIEPHTIDLNLLSVFQEVYRERQISAAARRLGLSQSAVSNALARLRRAFGDELFVRTASGMQPTPLAMQMAEPIGVAMAQVALALNQRSRFDPAASKRRFVLAMTDVGEIYFMPPLIERCRQLAPLVEISSVRASAAALKQEMEGGRVDLAIGPFEDVSDALYQRQLFRQPYVTMFRKGHPLGRGELSLERFVQAGHVLVASSEGPYERINALLERAGVGPMVRFRVPHFTAVPYIVGSSDLVVTVPQKLAERAALPFALEWVVPPLALPPLQTSVFWHRRYNQDPGNQWLRALLGEVFAE
- a CDS encoding CidA/LrgA family protein — translated: MLPAFTILLLFQCLGEGIVFMLGLALPGPVAGMLLLMAALVAHPPLLKTIEEGANTLLSHLSLLFVPAGVGIVATAASGSGHWFAILAALVASTVLALAVTGLMLRGLGTAKDGDA
- the hppD gene encoding 4-hydroxyphenylpyruvate dioxygenase → MADLFDNPMGLMGFEFVEFASPTPGVLEAVFAQLGFTKVAVHRSKAVSLYRQGGINFIINNEPKSYAAYFAAEHGPSACGMAFRVKDAHKAYARALELGAQAIEIPTGPMELRLPAIKGIGGAPLYLIDRFEEGKSIYDIDFEFIEGVERHPRGHGLSIIDHLTHNVYRGRMAFWANFYEKLFNFREIRYFDIKGEYTGLTSKAMTAPDGMIRIPLNEEGKAGGGQIEEFLMQFNGEGIQHIALLSDDLMKTVDSLRAAGVPLMAAPPETYYEMLEGRIPGHGEDTGQLKSRGLLLDGSVLDGKPRLLLQIFSTTQLGPVFFEFIQRKGDDGFGEGNFKALFESIERDQVRRGAIAGATASA